From Paracoccus suum, the proteins below share one genomic window:
- a CDS encoding DEAD/DEAH box helicase translates to MGIDPRICANLPAMGLNQPTPIQSEAIPAIVAGRDLLGLAQTGTGKTAAFSLPMLTRLLAVGKRPEPRCCHALILAPTRELATQIAANVDSYAEGTPIRSFRVVGGASINVQIERLSRGVDVLIATPGRLIDLIERGAVDLTRTTYLVLDEADQMLDIGFIHALRRIARLLPKSRQTMLFSATMPKLMSELADSYLSEPVRVAVNPPGKPADKIAQGVHFVNQGDKATLLAEYLRKHAGELAIVFGRTKHGSEKLATLLGKWGFSVAAIHGNKSQGQRERALAGFRAGQTQVLVATDVAARGLDIPEVAHVYNFDLPDVAENYVHRIGRTARAGRDGRAVAFCAPDEAGALRDIEKAIKADIPVIGGEPPLRPVPQRARGGGKPAGLDGGHKRPARRPSRQPRAQQRG, encoded by the coding sequence ATGGGGATCGATCCGCGCATCTGCGCCAACCTGCCCGCCATGGGCCTGAACCAGCCGACCCCGATCCAGTCCGAGGCGATCCCCGCGATCGTCGCCGGCCGTGACCTGCTGGGCCTCGCCCAGACCGGCACCGGCAAGACAGCGGCCTTCAGCCTGCCGATGCTGACCCGCCTGCTGGCCGTCGGCAAACGCCCCGAGCCGCGCTGCTGCCACGCCCTGATCCTCGCCCCGACGCGCGAGCTTGCGACCCAGATCGCGGCCAATGTCGACAGCTATGCCGAAGGCACGCCGATTCGCAGCTTTCGCGTTGTCGGCGGCGCCTCGATCAACGTCCAGATCGAGCGTCTGTCGCGCGGCGTCGATGTCCTGATCGCCACCCCCGGCCGCCTGATCGACCTGATCGAGCGCGGCGCCGTTGACCTGACCCGCACCACCTACCTGGTGCTGGACGAGGCCGACCAGATGCTGGACATCGGGTTTATCCATGCTCTGCGCCGGATCGCCCGCCTGCTGCCCAAGTCCCGTCAGACGATGCTGTTCTCCGCCACCATGCCCAAGCTGATGTCCGAGCTTGCCGACAGCTACCTGTCCGAGCCGGTGCGCGTCGCCGTGAACCCGCCGGGCAAGCCCGCCGACAAGATCGCGCAAGGCGTGCACTTCGTGAACCAGGGCGACAAGGCGACGCTGCTGGCGGAATACCTGCGCAAGCACGCGGGCGAGCTGGCGATCGTCTTTGGCCGCACCAAGCATGGCAGCGAAAAGCTGGCCACGCTGCTTGGCAAGTGGGGCTTCTCGGTCGCCGCGATCCACGGCAACAAGAGCCAGGGTCAGCGCGAGCGTGCCCTGGCCGGGTTCCGCGCGGGCCAGACCCAGGTCCTGGTCGCGACCGACGTCGCCGCGCGCGGCCTCGACATCCCCGAAGTGGCGCATGTCTACAACTTTGACCTGCCCGACGTCGCGGAAAACTATGTCCACCGCATCGGCCGCACTGCGCGCGCCGGTCGCGACGGTCGCGCCGTCGCCTTCTGCGCCCCGGACGAGGCCGGCGCGCTGCGCGACATCGAAAAGGCCATCAAGGCCGACATCCCGGTGATCGGCGGCGAACCCCCGCTGCGCCCGGTGCCGCAGCGCGCGCGCGGTGGCGGCAAGCCGGCGGGCCTCGACGGCGGTCACAAGCGGCCGGCGCGGCGCCCCTCGCGTCAGCCCCGCGCACAACAGCGCGGCTGA
- a CDS encoding P-loop ATPase, Sll1717 family, translating to MRELAQIENFGGTDADDDPLLLVAFEDHRSYIAVHDLRRYVVLGRKGSGKTAIFRKLLNTDTGNVLVEGHVFSDYPWHHHAMQRSTGVPDELCYVSSWEYLINVSFAKILLNRDESYPYAEEAWDSAALLERFIVDTYGVRDPLISNVFTPSHGISVSGKLGIDLKLASLEVAAERVPFDHLPTIVQEVNRNLLNAILTSANPDIKYIVCFDELDLGFTPGDADYAHRLMGLLVAAKRFNSDARKMKRSLLVVVFLRTDIFNILRFEDRNKILEGGATTISWDTTPASDKLSSLMEKRFASVLAAGRNVAWDDVFEDQDMTSRQRKYSHMLDRTFLRPRDMIKFCNEVLVAYKVRGGSGKFSNADIISARRPYSLYLYRELEDELPKHYPDYAIYFDIVKEVGVTQFSKNAFSLAYDQHKGRLSEEVPADAVLARLFEFSIIGYLKSGGGAVGSLYVWKHKDSDAVFDDRALWYRVHYGLVEYLELRRRQRRRERLGVEECTDVEAAVDELEADEVPDN from the coding sequence GTGAGGGAACTTGCACAGATCGAAAACTTCGGCGGAACCGACGCAGACGATGATCCACTTTTATTGGTCGCCTTTGAGGATCACCGCTCCTATATCGCAGTGCACGATCTGCGGCGATACGTCGTTTTAGGTCGCAAGGGATCAGGTAAGACCGCGATTTTCCGCAAGCTCTTAAACACGGATACCGGGAATGTTCTTGTGGAAGGCCACGTTTTTTCTGATTATCCGTGGCACCACCACGCTATGCAAAGATCGACAGGAGTCCCAGACGAGCTTTGCTATGTGTCGAGCTGGGAGTACCTCATAAATGTGTCGTTCGCAAAGATTTTATTGAATAGAGATGAGTCATATCCTTATGCGGAGGAGGCTTGGGACAGTGCTGCTCTCCTAGAGAGGTTCATTGTCGATACCTATGGTGTGCGTGATCCGCTAATCAGCAACGTGTTTACGCCATCCCATGGCATATCGGTGTCCGGAAAATTAGGCATTGATCTAAAGCTAGCAAGTCTCGAAGTTGCGGCGGAGCGAGTGCCCTTTGATCATTTGCCGACTATTGTTCAAGAGGTAAATCGCAACCTTTTGAACGCAATTTTGACGTCAGCGAACCCTGACATAAAATACATTGTTTGTTTTGATGAACTGGACTTGGGTTTCACGCCTGGGGACGCGGATTATGCTCACCGCCTCATGGGCTTGTTGGTAGCCGCGAAGCGCTTCAACAGTGACGCGAGGAAGATGAAGCGCTCTCTTCTCGTAGTCGTATTCTTACGAACTGACATATTTAACATTCTGCGATTTGAAGATAGAAACAAAATCCTTGAGGGAGGAGCTACCACCATTTCATGGGACACTACTCCAGCTTCTGACAAGTTGTCATCTTTGATGGAGAAGCGTTTCGCTAGTGTCTTAGCTGCTGGCCGGAACGTGGCTTGGGATGATGTCTTCGAAGATCAGGACATGACAAGCCGTCAGAGAAAATACTCGCATATGCTTGATCGGACATTTCTTCGACCAAGAGATATGATCAAATTTTGCAATGAGGTTCTTGTCGCCTATAAAGTCCGTGGCGGTTCTGGGAAGTTCTCCAACGCAGATATTATTAGCGCCCGCAGGCCCTATTCTCTTTACCTTTATAGGGAGCTAGAAGATGAGCTTCCAAAACACTATCCAGATTACGCGATATATTTCGACATCGTTAAAGAAGTGGGAGTAACTCAATTCTCGAAAAATGCTTTTTCACTAGCATATGATCAGCATAAAGGCAGGTTATCAGAGGAAGTGCCGGCAGACGCGGTTCTGGCAAGACTTTTTGAGTTCTCCATCATTGGGTACTTAAAGTCAGGCGGAGGAGCAGTCGGTAGTCTATATGTATGGAAGCATAAGGACTCTGACGCAGTCTTCGACGATCGGGCACTCTGGTACCGAGTGCACTACGGGTTGGTAGAGTATTTGGAGCTGAGGAGACGCCAAAGGCGAAGGGAGCGTCTGGGAGTTGAGGAGTGCACTGACGTTGAGGCTGCCGTGGATGAGTTAGAAGCGGACGAGGTTCCTGACAACTAA
- a CDS encoding VOC family protein translates to MLRYEHTMVRVLDLDKTMAFFKLLGLEEIQRMENEKGRFTLVFMAPPDQPEAPVELTYNWDGDDGLPSDSRHFGHLAYRTDDIYGLCQKLMDAGVTINRPPRDGHMAFVRSPDNVSVELLQDGHLPPQEPWASMPNTGHW, encoded by the coding sequence ATGCTGCGTTACGAACACACGATGGTCCGGGTGCTGGACCTTGATAAGACGATGGCCTTTTTCAAACTGCTGGGGCTGGAGGAAATCCAGCGGATGGAGAATGAAAAGGGCCGCTTTACGCTGGTGTTCATGGCGCCGCCTGACCAACCCGAGGCGCCGGTCGAGCTGACCTACAATTGGGATGGCGACGATGGCCTGCCGTCGGACAGCCGGCATTTCGGCCACCTCGCCTATCGCACCGACGATATTTACGGCCTCTGCCAGAAGCTGATGGATGCCGGGGTGACGATCAACCGCCCGCCGCGCGACGGGCACATGGCCTTTGTGCGCAGCCCCGACAATGTTTCGGTCGAATTGCTGCAGGACGGCCACCTGCCCCCGCAAGAGCCTTGGGCGAGCATGCCGAACACCGGCCACTGGTAA
- a CDS encoding pyridoxal phosphate-dependent aminotransferase: MAFLSDALERVKPSATIAMSSRARELAGEGRDIISLSAGEPDFDTPAHIREAAKAAIDAGHTRYTAVDGIPELKRAICDKFARENGLSYTPAEVTVGTGGKQVLYNALMATLNPGDEVVIPAPYWVSYPDMVLLAGGTPVPVECPMEQDYKLSPQQLEAAITPRTKWLILNSPSNPSGACYTVDELKALGEVLLRHDHVWIMTDDIYEHLTFDGLPFATIAAVEPGLKDRTLTVNGVSKAYAMTGWRIGYGAGPAALIKAMGTLQSQSTSNPCSIAQYAALAALTGPQDYIEESRAVFQRRRDLVVSGLNQCAGITCPTPQGAFYVYPSIAGLIGKTSAKGTSITDDEAFASALLDETGVAVVFGAAFGLGPAFRISYATSDAQLTDAVARIRAFCGGCA, translated from the coding sequence ATGGCCTTCCTCTCGGACGCGTTGGAGCGCGTCAAACCCTCTGCCACCATCGCCATGAGCAGCCGCGCGCGCGAGCTGGCGGGCGAGGGGCGCGATATCATCAGCCTGTCCGCCGGCGAGCCGGATTTCGACACGCCCGCCCACATCCGCGAGGCGGCCAAGGCCGCCATCGACGCCGGCCACACGCGTTATACCGCTGTTGACGGCATCCCCGAACTGAAGCGCGCCATCTGCGACAAGTTCGCGCGCGAGAACGGCCTGAGCTATACCCCCGCCGAGGTCACCGTTGGCACCGGCGGCAAGCAGGTGCTCTACAACGCCCTGATGGCGACGCTGAACCCCGGGGACGAGGTGGTCATCCCGGCGCCCTATTGGGTCAGCTACCCGGACATGGTGCTGCTGGCGGGCGGCACGCCGGTGCCGGTCGAATGCCCGATGGAGCAGGATTACAAGTTGTCGCCGCAGCAGCTGGAGGCGGCGATCACGCCGCGCACCAAGTGGCTGATTCTGAACTCGCCCTCGAACCCCAGCGGCGCGTGTTACACCGTGGACGAGTTGAAGGCTCTCGGCGAGGTGCTGCTGCGCCACGATCATGTCTGGATCATGACCGACGACATCTACGAGCACCTGACCTTTGACGGGCTGCCCTTTGCTACCATCGCCGCGGTTGAGCCAGGGTTGAAGGATCGCACGCTGACGGTAAACGGCGTCAGCAAGGCCTATGCCATGACCGGCTGGCGCATCGGCTATGGCGCCGGCCCCGCTGCGCTGATCAAGGCGATGGGCACGCTGCAATCACAATCGACCTCGAACCCCTGCTCGATCGCCCAGTACGCGGCGCTGGCGGCCCTGACGGGCCCGCAGGACTATATCGAGGAAAGTCGTGCGGTCTTTCAGCGCCGCCGGGATCTGGTGGTTAGTGGCCTCAACCAGTGCGCCGGCATCACCTGCCCGACGCCGCAGGGGGCGTTCTACGTCTATCCCTCGATCGCGGGTTTGATTGGCAAGACTTCAGCCAAGGGCACCTCGATCACTGATGACGAAGCCTTTGCCAGCGCCCTGCTGGACGAGACGGGGGTTGCCGTGGTTTTCGGCGCGGCCTTCGGCCTCGGACCGGCGTTCCGCATCAGCTATGCGACCTCGGACGCGCAACTGACCGACGCCGTGGCCCGCATCCGTGCCTTCTGCGGCGGCTGCGCCTGA
- a CDS encoding host attachment family protein, with protein sequence MLAHNALVVVADGHQAILFRNTAKNSIELNEVERVSPSNLQDESQGKQPQETTPKDEDEATFAKQLTERLNRMVLQNKVDELAIIADPSTLGMMRKHYHKELQGKLAKEVAKTLTSSTGLEIAKALE encoded by the coding sequence ATGCTTGCCCATAACGCTCTCGTCGTGGTCGCGGACGGTCATCAGGCGATCCTGTTCCGCAACACGGCCAAGAACAGCATCGAATTGAACGAGGTCGAGCGCGTCTCGCCCAGCAACCTGCAGGACGAGAGTCAGGGCAAGCAGCCGCAGGAGACGACGCCCAAGGACGAGGACGAGGCGACCTTTGCCAAGCAACTGACCGAGCGGCTGAACCGCATGGTGCTGCAGAACAAGGTCGATGAACTGGCCATCATCGCCGACCCCAGCACGCTTGGCATGATGCGCAAGCATTACCACAAGGAATTGCAGGGGAAGCTGGCGAAGGAGGTCGCAAAGACGCTGACCTCGTCCACCGGGTTGGAGATTGCCAAGGCGCTGGAGTAA
- a CDS encoding extracellular solute-binding protein → MRIFKFSNDCASRGRGTVLGLVLAGVAAMPLASRAEGVPAPTEGLAMYGEPALKPGFQSLPYVNPDAPKGGTIRLGEPGSFDSLKPWVLKGNPVQPLSFQPNLVVETLMMRSLDEAFTLYCLLCESVQTDDARSYVEFTLRPEARFSDGSPVTVEDVIWSLETLGTKGHPRYLGTWARVAKVESPGPGRVRLTFTAPDRELPLLMGMRPILKKAQWQGQDFSQSGLTPPIGSGPYVVGEVDPGRRITFQRNPDYWAKDLPITRGLNNFDTVRYDYFADSNAMFEAFKAGEIDVWREQNAARWARDFSFAAVTDGRVIKEEIAHQRPSGMIGLVMNTRNPIFADWRVREAMIDAFNFRFINNTLTGGEDARITSYFDNSPLAAGAGPATGAVLDLLKPFAADLPPGTLEGYALPEGSDRPLDRKAIRGGLKLLEEAGWTVQDGLLKNQDGKPFAFEIVLNQTGSAMRSSSEVQQMVSIYVEALRNLGMQVQVTTLDSAQYVERVNNYRFDMTWYERALSLSPGNEQTLYWGSEGVTEPGTRNLMGVASPAVDAVIAALLQARDDAGFKAAVQALDRVLTVGRYVIPVSFQRASRMAVSASLAHPKRLPVYGDWPGWMPDAWWQKPQ, encoded by the coding sequence ATGCGAATCTTCAAATTCTCTAACGATTGCGCGAGCAGGGGCAGGGGGACCGTCCTCGGCCTCGTGCTGGCGGGTGTTGCCGCGATGCCGCTGGCAAGCCGGGCTGAAGGCGTCCCGGCGCCGACCGAAGGGCTGGCGATGTATGGTGAGCCGGCCCTGAAACCGGGCTTTCAGAGCCTGCCTTACGTGAACCCGGACGCGCCCAAGGGCGGAACGATTCGCCTCGGCGAGCCGGGCTCGTTCGATTCGCTCAAACCTTGGGTGTTGAAGGGAAATCCGGTCCAGCCCCTCAGCTTTCAGCCAAACCTCGTGGTCGAGACGCTGATGATGCGCTCGCTGGACGAAGCGTTCACCCTCTACTGCCTGCTGTGCGAGAGTGTGCAGACCGACGACGCGCGCAGCTATGTCGAGTTCACGTTGCGCCCCGAGGCGCGCTTCAGCGACGGCAGCCCGGTCACGGTCGAGGATGTGATCTGGTCGCTGGAAACGCTGGGCACCAAGGGTCATCCGCGGTATCTGGGCACCTGGGCTAGGGTGGCCAAGGTTGAAAGCCCCGGTCCGGGGCGGGTGCGGCTTACATTCACTGCGCCCGATCGCGAACTGCCGCTGCTGATGGGGATGCGGCCGATCCTGAAAAAGGCGCAGTGGCAGGGGCAGGATTTCTCGCAAAGCGGGCTGACGCCGCCCATCGGCTCGGGGCCCTATGTCGTGGGCGAGGTCGATCCCGGCCGGCGTATCACCTTTCAGCGCAATCCCGATTACTGGGCCAAGGACCTGCCGATCACGCGCGGGCTGAACAATTTCGACACGGTCCGCTATGATTATTTCGCCGACAGCAACGCCATGTTCGAGGCCTTCAAGGCAGGCGAGATCGACGTCTGGCGCGAACAGAACGCCGCCCGTTGGGCCCGCGATTTCAGCTTCGCCGCCGTCACCGACGGCCGCGTCATCAAGGAGGAGATCGCGCACCAGCGTCCCTCCGGAATGATCGGGCTGGTGATGAACACCCGCAACCCGATCTTTGCCGACTGGCGGGTGCGCGAGGCGATGATCGACGCCTTCAACTTTCGCTTCATCAACAACACGCTGACCGGCGGGGAGGATGCCCGCATCACCTCGTATTTCGACAATTCGCCGCTGGCGGCGGGCGCGGGGCCGGCCACTGGCGCTGTCCTCGACCTGCTCAAGCCCTTCGCTGCCGACCTGCCGCCCGGCACGCTTGAGGGCTACGCACTGCCGGAAGGCAGCGACCGCCCCCTTGATCGGAAGGCGATCCGCGGCGGCCTGAAGCTGCTGGAGGAGGCTGGCTGGACCGTGCAGGACGGGCTGCTGAAGAACCAGGACGGCAAGCCCTTCGCGTTCGAGATCGTGCTGAACCAGACCGGCTCGGCCATGCGGTCCTCCTCGGAGGTGCAGCAGATGGTCAGCATCTATGTCGAGGCGCTGCGCAATCTGGGCATGCAGGTCCAGGTCACGACGCTGGACAGCGCCCAGTATGTCGAGCGGGTGAATAATTACCGCTTTGACATGACCTGGTATGAACGTGCCCTGTCCCTCAGCCCCGGCAACGAGCAGACGCTCTACTGGGGCAGCGAGGGCGTGACCGAGCCGGGAACGCGCAACCTGATGGGCGTTGCCTCGCCCGCGGTCGATGCGGTGATCGCCGCGCTGCTGCAGGCACGCGACGATGCCGGGTTCAAGGCGGCCGTGCAGGCGCTCGACCGGGTGCTGACTGTCGGGCGCTATGTCATCCCGGTCAGCTTTCAGCGCGCCTCGCGCATGGCGGTGAGCGCAAGTCTGGCCCATCCGAAGCGCCTGCCGGTCTATGGCGACTGGCCCGGCTGGATGCCCGACGCCTGGTGGCAAAAACCGCAGTAA
- a CDS encoding 3-hydroxybutyrate dehydrogenase: MADKTLEGRRAVVTGSNSGIGLGIARAFAAAGADVVINSFTDRPEDHELARDLAAEFGVAVRYIPADMSRGEDCRRLIAEAEGCDILVNNAGIQFVSPLEDFPVERWDAIIAINLTSAFHTTAAALPAMRAGGWGRIINVASAHGLTASPFKSAYVAAKHGIVGLSKVTALEAAGSGVTCNAICPGYVLTPIVEGQIPDQMKTHNMSREDVIAKVMLARQPSGQFVTAEQIGGTAVFLCSPAADQVTGTTISVDGGWTAL; the protein is encoded by the coding sequence ATGGCGGACAAAACACTTGAGGGGCGGCGCGCGGTCGTCACGGGATCCAACTCTGGCATCGGCCTTGGGATTGCGCGCGCATTTGCCGCAGCCGGCGCGGACGTCGTCATCAACAGCTTTACCGACCGGCCCGAGGATCACGAACTGGCGCGCGATCTGGCGGCCGAGTTCGGCGTCGCGGTGCGCTACATCCCCGCCGACATGAGCCGGGGCGAGGATTGCCGCCGCCTGATCGCCGAGGCTGAAGGGTGCGACATCCTGGTCAACAACGCGGGCATCCAGTTCGTCTCGCCCCTCGAGGATTTCCCTGTCGAGCGCTGGGACGCTATCATCGCCATCAACCTCACCAGTGCTTTCCACACGACGGCTGCAGCCCTGCCCGCGATGCGCGCCGGCGGCTGGGGGCGGATCATCAACGTCGCCTCCGCCCATGGCCTCACGGCAAGCCCGTTCAAGTCGGCCTATGTCGCGGCCAAGCACGGCATTGTCGGCCTCAGCAAGGTCACTGCGCTCGAAGCTGCGGGAAGCGGCGTCACGTGTAACGCGATCTGCCCCGGCTACGTGCTGACCCCGATCGTCGAGGGACAGATCCCCGACCAGATGAAGACCCACAACATGAGCCGCGAGGATGTGATCGCCAAGGTGATGCTGGCGCGCCAGCCTTCCGGGCAGTTCGTCACCGCCGAGCAGATCGGCGGGACGGCAGTATTCCTGTGCTCGCCCGCCGCCGATCAGGTGACCGGGACGACGATCAGCGTGGATGGTGGCTGGACTGCGCTGTGA
- the thyX gene encoding FAD-dependent thymidylate synthase: protein MTLTPDQTAEIDAARAAESRTLRPVSPGMEARLYTAHPVLDHGFVRVIDYMGDDSAIVQAARVSYGRGTKKVSDDAGLIAYLMRHWHSTPFEMCEVKFHVKLPIFVARQWIRHRTANVNEISARYSILDREFYIPAPENLAAQSASNRQGRGEALEGDEAQRVLDWLRDDATRAYDHYEAMLGQEGQQGLARELARMNLPANVYTQWYWKCDLHNLFHFLRLRADPHAQFEIRVYAEAMAEITADWVPLAYAAFEDYRMGGAQLSAKGVKVLKRRLRGEVVSQEDSGMSKGEWREFEGVWG from the coding sequence ATGACCCTAACCCCTGACCAGACCGCCGAAATCGACGCCGCCCGCGCGGCCGAATCGCGCACCCTGCGGCCGGTCAGCCCGGGGATGGAGGCGCGGCTCTATACCGCGCATCCGGTGCTCGATCACGGCTTCGTCCGGGTTATCGACTACATGGGCGACGATTCGGCCATCGTGCAGGCGGCGCGGGTCAGCTACGGCCGCGGCACGAAGAAGGTCAGCGACGATGCCGGGCTGATCGCCTACCTGATGCGGCACTGGCACTCGACCCCGTTCGAGATGTGCGAGGTCAAGTTCCACGTCAAGCTGCCGATCTTCGTCGCCCGCCAGTGGATCCGACACCGCACGGCAAATGTGAACGAGATCAGCGCCCGCTATTCGATTCTCGACCGCGAATTCTATATTCCCGCGCCCGAAAACCTCGCCGCGCAGTCCGCCTCGAACCGGCAGGGCCGGGGCGAGGCGCTGGAGGGGGACGAGGCGCAGCGCGTCCTAGACTGGCTGCGCGACGACGCGACGCGCGCCTATGACCATTACGAGGCGATGCTGGGGCAGGAAGGGCAGCAGGGCCTCGCCCGCGAACTCGCCCGCATGAACCTGCCCGCGAATGTCTATACGCAATGGTACTGGAAGTGCGACCTGCACAACCTGTTCCATTTCCTGCGCCTGCGCGCCGACCCCCACGCGCAATTCGAGATCCGCGTCTATGCCGAGGCCATGGCCGAAATCACTGCCGACTGGGTGCCGCTCGCCTACGCCGCCTTCGAGGACTACCGCATGGGCGGCGCGCAATTGTCAGCGAAGGGCGTGAAGGTGCTGAAACGGCGCTTGCGCGGGGAGGTGGTCTCGCAGGAGGATAGCGGGATGAGCAAGGGCGAGTGGCGGGAGTTTGAGGGGGTGTGGGGGTGA
- a CDS encoding succinate dehydrogenase assembly factor 2: MTDTAVKMLTMRSWRRGMREMDLLLGPFAEAELPAMPPRERDAYAALLEENDQDLYAWVIAASGGGTGSPAPAEYAPLIDRIAAAAAARLAKS; this comes from the coding sequence ATGACCGACACGGCTGTGAAGATGCTGACGATGCGCAGCTGGCGGCGGGGAATGCGCGAGATGGACCTGCTGCTGGGCCCCTTTGCCGAGGCCGAGCTGCCGGCAATGCCGCCCCGCGAGCGCGATGCCTATGCCGCCTTGCTGGAGGAGAATGACCAGGATCTCTATGCTTGGGTCATCGCTGCCAGCGGTGGGGGAACCGGCAGCCCCGCCCCGGCTGAATATGCCCCGCTGATCGACCGCATCGCCGCGGCGGCAGCGGCCCGGCTGGCGAAATCCTGA
- a CDS encoding LysR substrate-binding domain-containing protein, which yields MSLPPLPALRVFEAAARHLSFTAAAAELGITQAAVSHQIKLLEGILGAPLFLRQPRGIALTVLGARLARPTTLAFDQLRDAFAEEARLARTLTISTFSSVAANWLAQRIGRFQMAHPDLAVRLDTSDQVVDFARSEVDVAIRHGSGAWPGLVAVKLFEMVYSPMLSPQRLADWGPLERPEQIIPLPWLDNMDPAWHAWLTQAGVDRGVCDTPPRPSLGSQVHEARAAMAGEGVALLSPRFFRFELATGLLVQPFEQVFGLGTDCWLVYPEARRNRPAIRQLRQFLLAEAAAG from the coding sequence ATGTCACTGCCGCCCCTCCCAGCCTTGCGCGTGTTCGAGGCCGCGGCCCGTCACCTCAGCTTTACGGCGGCGGCGGCCGAACTGGGGATCACCCAGGCGGCCGTCAGCCACCAGATCAAGCTGCTGGAGGGGATTCTGGGGGCACCGCTGTTCCTGCGCCAGCCGCGCGGCATTGCGCTGACGGTCCTGGGCGCGCGTCTGGCGCGCCCGACCACGCTGGCCTTTGACCAGTTGCGCGACGCCTTTGCCGAAGAGGCGCGGCTGGCGCGAACCCTGACCATTTCGACCTTCTCGTCGGTTGCGGCCAACTGGCTGGCCCAGCGGATCGGACGCTTCCAGATGGCCCATCCCGACCTCGCGGTGCGGCTGGACACCTCGGACCAAGTGGTCGATTTCGCCCGGTCCGAGGTCGACGTCGCCATCCGCCACGGCAGCGGCGCGTGGCCAGGGCTGGTCGCGGTCAAGCTGTTCGAGATGGTCTATTCACCCATGCTCTCGCCCCAACGGCTGGCCGACTGGGGGCCGTTGGAGCGGCCCGAGCAGATCATTCCTCTGCCATGGCTCGATAACATGGACCCGGCCTGGCATGCATGGCTGACCCAGGCCGGTGTCGATCGCGGGGTATGCGACACGCCCCCGCGCCCCTCGCTCGGCAGTCAGGTCCACGAGGCGCGGGCGGCCATGGCAGGCGAAGGTGTGGCCTTGCTCAGCCCCCGCTTCTTCCGGTTCGAGCTGGCAACGGGGCTCCTGGTCCAGCCGTTCGAGCAGGTCTTTGGCCTCGGCACCGATTGCTGGCTGGTCTATCCCGAGGCACGCCGCAACCGGCCCGCGATCCGACAGCTACGCCAGTTCCTGTTGGCTGAGGCGGCGGCGGGTTGA